The genomic stretch ATTCCTCACATCTGCTTTTTGTTGTCCTTCCTCCTTTCAggctcatcttcctcttccatAAGAATGGCCACATGAGCTACAAAGCCAAGGTGAAGCCCCCACGCCTTAACGggctgagggtgggggtgtactCCACCCGCAGCCCCCACAGGCCCAACGCCCTCGGCCTCACCCTCGCCCGGCTGGAGGGCATTGAAGGTCAGAGCGCCCTCTTCTGGCTGTCATGCGGAAGGAGCAGGGAGTAGTGAGGTTCCCTCAGATGGTCCCGCTCTCCACCTGTCCATGGAGTTATCTGAAGGGGGCTGGTGTAGGTACAGGACAGCAGCAGGTGGTAAAGGGGTGTGAGCACTGCTGGGTTAGTCAGCCATGTCACCCTTGTAGATATGCCCTCTCTTTCAGCCTTGAACACAACTGTTAGCAGTCCAGGAAACATCGTAATTACACATTTTAGTTATTTCCTATTTATATATTCTTGCACTTTGGATATTAAATTAAACAATAACTGCGTTTCAAGCGTATAATGCCAGCGGTGGTTCACTATGGAGACTGTTTACTCATATTTGTGTGTAACAAGTTTTGCAGACAGAGTCCTCCTTAAGAGCAGAGTGAGGTTCAGGTCACGTGACTAAAGACCAGAACTTCCATAGCTGCTGGTTCTTGGGAATTCACCTCATTCTCATGCCTTGGTTTGATGTGTTTAGTCTGTtctgaataatcaatatgcctcTGTACACTTTAGAGTTCACCCAGCTGCTTTCATTGACCATCCTTAACCCTTATAACCCTTTATAACCCATTACTCATTAATAACTCATTAATGCACTGTTCATGCCTCTGATCGTATGTGTCACGACATTAGTGTACGTTCTGTTGTTCAATAGGTGACACACTCCACCTGTCCAGTGTGGATCTGATTGCTGGGACTCCAGTGTTGGATATTAAACCGTATATCCCAGAATACGACTCCCCACTAACGAGGCTGAACGTGGACACCTGTTACCAGCAAGCAGGAGCCTCCATGATGTCGGATGCTTCCCACACCCTTGAGGAAGATCCTGAAGAGGAGTGTGCATCTTCATCACAGGCCATGGCCACAGAGCCATCTGGGTCAGAAACATCCGGGCCCAGTGACTTCAGCAAAGTACTAGCTGAAGTGAAAGATTAtctccagcagggggagctgtTTGCAGAGAGCGCAGCAGAGAGGAGGCCTGCAGACGCTGCTGTGGTCACAAGCACTGAGCCTGAGAAAGATGTGGCTTCTAGGGTGTCCTATGGACCAGAGGCCTATAGCAGGATTGCTGACTGGATCAGAGATCCCCCAGTGGGTACACTGAGTGTACGATTCACCTCTACTGCTGAGAGAGAGCTCACACAGTTTGGACCTCCTGACAGCACAGGTAGCTTTTGTTtaccttcacatacacacactgtcagaGCATACACTGCATGTTTTATCCATTAGGGGGCAACCTAGTTAAgccactgtgtgtttatgtactcTTAAGTGGGCATAGTGCACTTTAAACAAATACAAATGTTGGATGAAGCCATTGCACTGACCTGTAGAAATAAAGCAGGAAGGCATTAAACGTAATAATAATGTCGTAACCTTGATCTAATTATCCTGTCTTGGAATCGTTTTTTGTCCTTTTGACTGAAGAAAGAAAACAGTAGTGATGGAATGTGGATATGACCTCACACGACTTCCTGCTTGTGTTGAGCAGACACGGGGCGGCCCAAGTTCCAGTTCCTGAAGGGCCCAGAGGACGCGGCGGCTGCAATCCGGGCGCTGTTAGCAGCTGACCCACGCTCCGTGTACCGCCGCTCCCGCTGTCCCGACCGCCTCTTCTTCTTCACCCTGGACACGGCCGACGTCACCTGCTGGTTCGGCGATGGCTTTGTGGAGGTCCTGCGAGTGCGGCCTGTAGGTCTGACCCTCAGTGCCGCTGTAACGCCCACGTCACCACATGGTAACGCGCCAACACCTGCACCTGTCCTGTCGGACTGTCGGAGTTAGCGCTGCTGGGCTCTGGTATGTTACAACCAAATGCACGCACTGGTCTGCCATTATCCTGTGGGTGAAATGAAGGCACCCCTTCAAAGTCAAACTCCTCACGGCAGCTCCAGGGCCGTCGGGAAGGTGTCACGTATACAGTACACAGTCAAACCCTCCCTGATCCAGATCACCAGCTGCCCTGAGCTGCTTGTGCTTTGTGGGAATCAACCAGACACTTCAGGTGCAGCCGATAGAGATGAGCTGGAGAATTGTGGG from Brachyhypopomus gauderio isolate BG-103 chromosome 15, BGAUD_0.2, whole genome shotgun sequence encodes the following:
- the trmo gene encoding tRNA (adenine(37)-N6)-methyltransferase; this translates as MSAAPCHCFEQTQRFKQQVSVMRKEIKNLRQHVDSVVRAHRKQMSSLQSILAGGVSPGRPVRPSRDQGGTQVSLEQGHVETVPIGYISSCFARKSGTPRQPALCASSRARLQIRASVFNNPAHALAGLEQYSHVWLIFLFHKNGHMSYKAKVKPPRLNGLRVGVYSTRSPHRPNALGLTLARLEGIEGDTLHLSSVDLIAGTPVLDIKPYIPEYDSPLTRLNVDTCYQQAGASMMSDASHTLEEDPEEECASSSQAMATEPSGSETSGPSDFSKVLAEVKDYLQQGELFAESAAERRPADAAVVTSTEPEKDVASRVSYGPEAYSRIADWIRDPPVGTLSVRFTSTAERELTQFGPPDSTDTGRPKFQFLKGPEDAAAAIRALLAADPRSVYRRSRCPDRLFFFTLDTADVTCWFGDGFVEVLRVRPVGLTLSAAVTPTSPHGNAPTPAPVLSDCRS